From Rhodopseudomonas palustris, a single genomic window includes:
- the aroA gene encoding 3-phosphoshikimate 1-carboxyvinyltransferase translates to MTDSNQPTPLQARKSDALRGTARVPGDKSISHRALILGALAVGETRISGLLEGEDVLNTAKAMRALGAKVERTGDCEWCVHGVGVAGFATPEGPLDFGNSGTGCRLAMGAVAGSPVLATFDGDASLRSRPMRRIVDPLELMGAKVVSSSDGGRLPLTLQGARDPLPILYRTPVPSAQIKSAVLLAGLSAPGITTVIEAEASRDHTELMLQHFGATVVTEPEGAHGRKISLTGQPELRGAPVVVPADPSSAAFPMVAALVVPGSDIELTDVMTNPLRTGLITTLREMGASIEDSDVRGDAGEPMARFRVRGSKLRGVEVPPERAPSMIDEYLVLAVAAAFAEGTTVMRGLHELRVKESDRLDATAAMLRVNGVAVEIAGDDLIVEGKGHVPGGGVVATHMDHRIAMSALVMGLAAGRPVTVDDTAFIATSFPDFIPMMQRLGAEFG, encoded by the coding sequence TTGACTGATTCGAACCAGCCGACGCCGCTGCAGGCGCGCAAGAGCGACGCATTGCGCGGCACCGCACGCGTCCCGGGCGACAAATCGATTTCGCACCGCGCGTTGATTCTCGGCGCACTGGCGGTCGGCGAGACCCGGATCTCGGGCCTGCTCGAGGGCGAGGACGTTCTCAACACCGCCAAGGCGATGCGCGCGCTGGGAGCCAAGGTCGAGCGCACCGGGGACTGCGAATGGTGCGTCCACGGCGTCGGCGTCGCGGGCTTTGCGACGCCAGAGGGCCCGCTGGATTTCGGCAATTCGGGCACCGGCTGCCGGCTGGCGATGGGCGCGGTGGCGGGATCTCCGGTCCTGGCGACGTTCGACGGCGACGCGTCGCTGCGCAGCCGGCCGATGCGGCGGATCGTCGATCCGCTGGAGCTGATGGGCGCCAAAGTGGTGTCGAGCAGCGACGGTGGCCGGCTGCCGCTGACCCTGCAGGGCGCCCGCGATCCGCTGCCGATCCTGTACCGCACCCCTGTGCCGTCCGCCCAGATCAAGTCCGCCGTGCTGCTCGCCGGCCTGTCGGCGCCTGGCATCACGACCGTCATCGAGGCCGAGGCCAGCCGGGACCATACCGAGCTGATGCTGCAGCATTTCGGCGCCACGGTCGTGACCGAACCGGAAGGCGCCCATGGCCGTAAGATTTCGTTAACCGGCCAGCCCGAATTGCGGGGCGCCCCGGTGGTGGTGCCGGCCGATCCGTCGTCGGCCGCCTTCCCGATGGTGGCGGCGCTGGTGGTGCCGGGCTCCGACATCGAATTGACCGACGTGATGACCAACCCGCTGCGCACCGGGCTGATCACGACGCTGCGGGAAATGGGCGCCTCGATCGAGGACAGCGACGTCCGGGGCGACGCCGGCGAGCCGATGGCCCGGTTCCGGGTGCGCGGTTCGAAGCTGAGGGGCGTCGAGGTGCCCCCGGAGCGCGCACCGTCGATGATCGACGAATATCTGGTGCTGGCAGTCGCCGCGGCGTTCGCCGAAGGCACCACGGTGATGCGCGGCCTGCACGAACTGCGGGTCAAGGAAAGCGACCGGCTGGACGCGACCGCCGCGATGCTGCGGGTCAACGGCGTCGCGGTCGAGATCGCCGGCGACGATCTGATCGTCGAGGGCAAAGGCCATGTGCCCGGCGGCGGCGTGGTCGCCACCCACATGGATCATCGCATCGCGATGTCGGCCCTGGTGATGGGACTGGCGGCTGGCCGTCCGGTGACGGTCGACGACACCGCCTTCATTGCCACCAGCTTCCCGGATTTCATCCCGATGATGCAGCGGCTGGGCGCTGAATTCGGCTGA
- the ugpB gene encoding sn-glycerol-3-phosphate ABC transporter substrate-binding protein UgpB, producing the protein MAFRSFGPTAAAATAIAVTLAMAAPAQAVTEIQWWHAMTGGNNEVVVKLANDFNASQSDYKVVPAYKGSYPDTMNAGIAAFRAGNAPHIMQVFEVGTATMMSATGAVKPVYKLMQETGETFDPNAYLPAITGYYSTSKGEMLSFPFNSSSMVMWVNLDALKKAGITEIPKTWPQVFDDAKKLKAAGYATCGFSTAWVTWANLEQLSAWHNVPLASKANGLDGFDTKLEFNGPVQIKHLEKLIELQKDKTYDYSGRTNAGEGRFTSGECPLFLTSSGFFGNVKSQAKFNWTNAPMPYYPDVQGAPQNSIIGGASLWVMGGKTPEEYKGVAKFLAFLSDTDRQVAIHKASGYLPITKAAYEKAKADGFYNEQPYLETPIKELTNKPPTENSRGLRLGNMVQLRDLWAEEIEQALAGKKTAKEALDAAVTRGNTMLRQFEKTAVR; encoded by the coding sequence ATGGCATTTCGATCCTTCGGCCCGACCGCGGCCGCCGCAACGGCGATCGCCGTGACGCTGGCGATGGCCGCGCCGGCCCAGGCGGTCACTGAAATTCAATGGTGGCACGCGATGACCGGCGGCAACAACGAGGTCGTCGTCAAACTCGCCAATGATTTCAACGCCTCGCAGAGCGACTACAAGGTCGTGCCCGCCTACAAAGGGAGCTATCCCGACACCATGAATGCCGGCATCGCCGCATTCCGCGCCGGCAATGCACCGCACATCATGCAGGTGTTCGAGGTCGGAACCGCCACCATGATGTCGGCGACCGGTGCGGTGAAGCCGGTCTACAAGCTGATGCAGGAAACCGGCGAGACATTCGATCCCAACGCCTATCTGCCGGCGATCACCGGCTACTACTCGACCTCGAAGGGCGAGATGCTGTCGTTCCCGTTCAACTCGTCGTCGATGGTGATGTGGGTCAATCTCGACGCGCTGAAAAAAGCCGGCATCACCGAGATCCCTAAGACCTGGCCGCAGGTATTCGACGACGCCAAGAAACTGAAGGCGGCGGGTTATGCCACCTGCGGTTTCTCCACCGCCTGGGTGACCTGGGCCAATCTGGAGCAGCTTTCGGCCTGGCACAACGTGCCGCTGGCGAGCAAGGCCAATGGCCTCGACGGCTTCGACACCAAGCTCGAATTCAACGGTCCGGTGCAGATCAAGCATCTCGAGAAGCTGATCGAGCTGCAGAAAGACAAGACCTACGACTACTCGGGTCGCACCAATGCCGGCGAGGGCCGTTTCACCTCGGGCGAGTGCCCGCTGTTCCTGACCTCGTCCGGGTTCTTCGGCAACGTCAAGTCGCAGGCCAAGTTCAACTGGACCAACGCGCCGATGCCTTACTATCCGGACGTCCAGGGCGCGCCGCAGAATTCGATCATCGGCGGCGCTTCGCTGTGGGTGATGGGCGGCAAGACACCTGAGGAGTACAAGGGGGTCGCCAAGTTCCTGGCGTTCCTGTCCGACACCGACCGCCAGGTCGCGATCCACAAGGCGTCGGGTTACCTGCCGATCACCAAGGCGGCATACGAGAAAGCCAAGGCCGACGGCTTCTACAACGAGCAGCCGTACCTCGAAACGCCGATCAAGGAGTTGACCAACAAGCCGCCGACCGAGAATTCCCGCGGTCTGCGGCTCGGCAACATGGTGCAGCTCCGCGATCTCTGGGCCGAGGAGATCGAGCAGGCACTCGCCGGTAAGAAGACCGCCAAAGAAGCCCTCGACGCCGCTGTGACGCGTGGCAACACGATGCTGCGACAGTTCGAAAAGACTGCGGTTCGTTAG
- a CDS encoding CaiB/BaiF CoA transferase family protein → MTPASMPGAIAGLRVIDLTRVLGGPYCTQILADHGADVIKVEPPAGDEVRDWGPPFHDEDAAYFLGINRNKRSIGLDLASPDGREVLLKMLEDADVLIENFKPGTLDKWGLSNEVIREKFPRLVHCRISGFGADGPRGGNPGYDAIIQAMTGMIAATGSPESGPMRIGVPLVDITTGLYATIGILMALAERERSGKGQFVETTLYETGLAIMHPHTANYFLHGKPPALTGNEHPNLVPYATFNARDGQIFTGVGNDGTFRKLCKEIGKPELGTDPRFARNKDRIANRAALRAELEAVFSQHDAVPLCDRLLNAGLPAGPVQSIDKALTSPHTAYRGDVIEKDWYKGVASPIRFERTKASLRSLPPTFSQHAGEVLGEFGYSADDIAKLVADGIVSGPERKR, encoded by the coding sequence ATGACCCCTGCATCGATGCCCGGCGCGATCGCCGGATTGCGCGTGATCGATCTCACCCGCGTGCTCGGCGGCCCGTATTGCACCCAGATTCTCGCCGACCACGGCGCCGACGTGATCAAGGTCGAACCGCCGGCGGGCGACGAAGTCCGCGACTGGGGTCCTCCGTTCCATGACGAGGATGCGGCGTATTTCCTCGGCATCAACCGCAACAAGCGCTCGATCGGCCTCGACCTCGCCTCGCCCGACGGCCGCGAGGTGCTGCTGAAGATGCTCGAAGACGCCGACGTGCTGATCGAGAACTTCAAACCCGGCACGCTCGACAAATGGGGCCTCTCGAACGAAGTGATTCGCGAGAAGTTTCCGCGGCTGGTGCACTGCCGGATCTCGGGCTTCGGCGCCGACGGCCCGCGCGGCGGCAATCCCGGTTACGACGCCATCATCCAGGCGATGACCGGCATGATCGCGGCGACGGGATCGCCGGAAAGCGGGCCGATGCGGATCGGCGTGCCTCTGGTCGACATCACCACCGGCCTGTATGCAACGATCGGTATTTTGATGGCACTGGCGGAGCGCGAGCGCTCCGGCAAGGGCCAGTTCGTGGAGACCACGCTGTACGAAACCGGTCTCGCGATCATGCATCCGCATACCGCGAACTACTTCCTGCATGGCAAGCCGCCGGCGCTGACCGGCAACGAGCACCCGAATCTGGTGCCGTATGCGACCTTCAATGCCCGCGACGGTCAGATCTTTACCGGTGTCGGCAACGACGGCACCTTCCGCAAACTGTGCAAGGAGATCGGCAAGCCAGAACTCGGCACCGATCCGCGCTTCGCGCGCAACAAGGACCGCATCGCCAACCGCGCCGCACTCCGCGCCGAACTCGAGGCGGTGTTCAGCCAGCACGACGCCGTGCCGCTGTGCGACCGGCTGCTCAACGCCGGCCTGCCGGCCGGTCCGGTGCAGTCGATCGACAAGGCGTTGACAAGCCCGCACACCGCCTACCGCGGCGATGTGATCGAGAAGGACTGGTACAAGGGCGTCGCCTCACCGATCCGATTCGAGCGCACCAAAGCCAGCCTTCGCAGCCTGCCGCCGACATTCAGTCAGCACGCCGGCGAGGTGCTCGGCGAGTTCGGCTATTCGGCCGACGACATCGCCAAGCTGGTCGCCGACGGCATCGTCAGCGGTCCCGAGCGCAAACGCTGA
- the ugpE gene encoding sn-glycerol-3-phosphate ABC transporter permease UgpE: MVEHRKFGNLLPHLVLWAGVLIVAFPVYLAFVASTQDNASIANGQMSLLPGGHFLETYTKTLFVGTSGTTREPVGTMLFNSMVMAMTIALGKIGISIISAYAIVYFRFPFRMTIFWLIFITLMLPVEVRIYPTYKIVADLNLLDSYAGLTLPLIASATATLLFRQFFMTVPDELLEASRIDGAGPFRFFWDTLLPLSRTNMAALFVILFILGWNQYLWPLLITTRDDMQTIQIGIRKMIVTSDALTEWPVVMATAVLAMLPPVAVVVLMQKLFVRGLVETEK; the protein is encoded by the coding sequence ATGGTCGAGCACCGCAAGTTCGGGAATCTGCTGCCGCATCTGGTGCTGTGGGCCGGCGTCCTGATCGTGGCGTTTCCGGTGTATCTGGCCTTCGTGGCATCGACCCAGGACAACGCCTCCATCGCCAACGGCCAGATGTCGCTGTTGCCGGGCGGGCATTTCCTCGAGACGTACACCAAAACGTTGTTCGTCGGCACATCGGGCACCACCCGCGAGCCGGTCGGCACCATGCTGTTCAATTCGATGGTGATGGCGATGACGATCGCGCTCGGAAAGATCGGGATCTCGATCATTTCGGCCTACGCGATCGTGTATTTTCGCTTCCCGTTCCGGATGACGATCTTCTGGCTGATTTTCATCACCTTGATGCTGCCGGTCGAGGTGCGGATCTATCCGACCTACAAGATCGTCGCCGACCTCAACCTGCTCGACAGCTACGCAGGCCTGACGCTGCCGCTGATTGCGTCGGCGACCGCGACATTGCTGTTCCGGCAGTTCTTCATGACGGTGCCGGACGAGCTTTTGGAGGCGTCGCGGATCGACGGTGCCGGCCCGTTCCGGTTCTTCTGGGACACCCTGCTGCCGTTGTCGCGCACCAACATGGCGGCGCTGTTCGTGATCCTGTTCATCCTGGGCTGGAATCAGTATCTCTGGCCGCTGCTGATCACCACGCGCGACGACATGCAGACCATCCAGATCGGCATCCGCAAGATGATCGTCACCTCCGACGCGCTCACCGAGTGGCCGGTGGTGATGGCCACCGCAGTGCTGGCGATGCTCCCGCCGGTCGCCGTGGTGGTGCTGATGCAGAAGCTGTTCGTGCGCGGACTGGTGGAGACGGAGAAGTAG
- a CDS encoding TIGR02300 family protein, translating into MAKSDLGTKRICPTTGKKFYDLNKTPVISPYTGEVVPIAPVVAPRTRADQRAAAPADTEAPEAMEAEELVSLEEADAEENTGKVKAVVPESEDDIEIDETIDDDDDDSTFIADEEEEDEDVTDIIGDVSGDEET; encoded by the coding sequence GTGGCGAAATCCGATCTCGGAACCAAACGCATTTGCCCGACGACGGGCAAAAAGTTCTACGATCTGAACAAGACCCCGGTGATCTCGCCCTATACCGGCGAGGTGGTTCCGATCGCTCCGGTCGTGGCGCCGCGCACGCGTGCCGATCAGCGCGCCGCTGCCCCGGCCGATACGGAGGCTCCGGAGGCGATGGAGGCCGAAGAGCTGGTGTCGCTCGAGGAGGCTGATGCCGAGGAGAACACCGGCAAGGTCAAGGCCGTGGTGCCGGAATCCGAGGATGACATCGAAATCGACGAGACGATCGACGACGATGACGACGATTCGACCTTCATCGCCGATGAAGAAGAAGAGGATGAAGACGTCACGGACATCATTGGTGACGTTTCTGGCGATGAGGAGACTTGA
- a CDS encoding Hsp20 family protein, with the protein MSRVPSLSSPFLLGFDEIERALDRVVKGADGYPPYNIERCERCDGDPEKLRITLAVAGFTRDQLDVTVEENQLVIRGRQQDDKARQYIHRGIAARHFQRTFVLADGMQVLGADMKNGLLSIDLIRPEPERVVKTIAITEHE; encoded by the coding sequence ATGTCTCGTGTTCCTTCGTTATCAAGTCCCTTCCTGCTGGGATTCGACGAGATCGAGCGTGCGCTCGACCGAGTCGTGAAAGGCGCCGACGGGTATCCCCCGTACAACATCGAGCGGTGCGAACGCTGCGACGGTGACCCCGAAAAGCTGCGTATCACGCTGGCGGTGGCCGGATTCACCCGCGATCAACTCGACGTCACGGTTGAGGAAAATCAACTGGTGATCCGCGGGCGGCAGCAGGATGACAAGGCCCGGCAATACATCCACCGTGGCATCGCCGCGCGTCACTTCCAGCGCACCTTCGTGCTGGCCGACGGGATGCAGGTGTTGGGAGCGGACATGAAGAACGGGCTTCTGTCGATTGACCTGATCCGGCCGGAGCCGGAGCGGGTCGTTAAGACAATCGCCATCACCGAACACGAATAA
- a CDS encoding sn-glycerol-3-phosphate import ATP-binding protein UgpC has product MANVVLRSVRKTYPGGFEAIKGVDFEVGDGQFCVLVGPSGCGKSTLLRMVAGLETITSGEIEIGGRVVNQIEPADRDIAMVFQNYALYPHMSVYDNMAYGLRNRGTARAEIEARVQEAARILELGSMLTRKPRQLSGGQRQRVAMGRAIVRQPKVFLFDEPLSNLDAKLRVAMRVEIRKLQRRLATTAIYVTHDQLEAMTLADVLVVMNAGEVEQIGSPLDVYARPATTFVASFIGAPPMNLMPLADDLRAQLGSAPPEAGILGVRPEDLTIVSGTAGSGALALDVTVEAIERVGPETFVYGARGDHLNEPVVVGSPEAAGADLIVRIPGQAAPGIGERITVTAPPPSLHLFSADGRRRIVR; this is encoded by the coding sequence GTGGCCAACGTCGTTCTTCGATCTGTCCGCAAGACCTATCCTGGTGGTTTCGAGGCGATCAAGGGAGTCGATTTCGAGGTCGGTGACGGCCAGTTCTGCGTCCTGGTCGGGCCCTCCGGCTGCGGCAAGTCCACGCTGCTGCGGATGGTGGCGGGGCTGGAAACGATCACCTCCGGCGAGATCGAGATCGGCGGCCGCGTGGTCAACCAAATCGAGCCGGCCGATCGCGACATCGCCATGGTGTTCCAGAATTACGCGCTGTATCCGCACATGAGCGTCTACGACAATATGGCCTACGGCCTGCGCAATCGTGGCACGGCCAGGGCCGAGATCGAGGCGCGGGTGCAGGAAGCCGCGCGCATTCTCGAGCTCGGCTCGATGCTGACCCGCAAGCCGCGTCAGCTCTCCGGCGGCCAACGCCAGCGCGTCGCGATGGGCCGTGCGATCGTCCGCCAGCCGAAGGTGTTTCTGTTCGACGAGCCGCTGTCCAATCTCGATGCCAAGCTGCGGGTGGCGATGCGGGTCGAGATCCGTAAGCTGCAGCGCCGGCTCGCCACCACCGCGATCTACGTCACCCACGATCAGCTCGAGGCGATGACGCTGGCCGATGTGCTGGTGGTGATGAACGCCGGGGAGGTTGAACAGATCGGTTCGCCCCTCGATGTCTACGCTCGGCCGGCGACCACCTTCGTCGCATCGTTCATCGGTGCGCCTCCGATGAACCTGATGCCGCTCGCGGACGATCTGCGGGCGCAGCTCGGCAGCGCGCCGCCGGAGGCCGGCATTCTCGGCGTTCGCCCCGAAGACCTGACGATCGTCTCGGGGACGGCGGGCAGTGGCGCTCTGGCGCTCGACGTCACGGTCGAGGCGATCGAGCGGGTCGGGCCCGAGACGTTCGTCTATGGGGCCCGGGGCGATCACCTGAACGAGCCGGTGGTGGTCGGCAGCCCGGAAGCGGCCGGCGCGGACCTCATCGTCCGCATCCCCGGGCAGGCGGCGCCGGGCATCGGGGAGCGCATTACGGTTACGGCGCCGCCGCCGAGCCTGCATCTGTTTTCCGCCGACGGCCGCCGCCGGATTGTCCGATAG
- the ugpA gene encoding sn-glycerol-3-phosphate ABC transporter permease UgpA, translated as MLKQAVFQSKLLPYLLVLPQLAVVLVFFYWPAGQAVIQSFLMQDAFGLSTVFVWFDNYRELLADPDYFAAILRTFAFSFAIALSSLSLALLLAVMADRPLRGSTFYRTLLIWPYAVAPPVVGVLWIFMLNPSLGVIAHGLRALGIDWNPLLDGHQAALLIILAAAWKQISYNFLFFLAGLQAIPASVIEAAAIDGARPMRRFWTIIFPLLSPTIFFLIVVNVVYAFFETFGIIDTMTRGGPAKATETLVYKVYSDGLLGGNLGSSAAQSVILMGIVIALTAFQFRFVERKVNY; from the coding sequence ATGCTCAAGCAGGCCGTCTTTCAGTCGAAGTTACTGCCCTATCTGCTGGTGCTTCCGCAGCTCGCGGTGGTGCTGGTGTTCTTCTATTGGCCGGCCGGCCAGGCGGTGATCCAGTCGTTCCTGATGCAGGACGCGTTCGGGCTGTCGACCGTGTTCGTCTGGTTCGACAATTATCGCGAGTTGCTCGCTGATCCGGACTACTTCGCCGCCATCCTGCGGACCTTCGCATTCTCCTTCGCGATCGCGCTGTCGTCGCTGTCGCTCGCGCTGCTGCTGGCGGTGATGGCGGATCGGCCGCTGCGCGGCTCGACGTTCTACCGCACCCTGCTGATCTGGCCCTATGCGGTCGCACCGCCGGTGGTCGGTGTGCTCTGGATCTTCATGCTCAATCCCTCGCTCGGCGTGATCGCCCACGGCCTGCGCGCGCTCGGGATCGACTGGAATCCGCTGCTCGACGGTCATCAGGCGGCGTTGCTGATCATCCTCGCCGCGGCCTGGAAGCAGATCTCCTACAACTTCCTGTTCTTTCTCGCCGGCCTGCAGGCGATCCCGGCCAGCGTGATCGAAGCCGCGGCGATCGACGGCGCGAGGCCGATGCGCAGATTCTGGACCATCATCTTCCCGCTGTTGTCGCCGACCATCTTCTTCCTGATCGTCGTCAATGTCGTCTACGCCTTCTTCGAAACCTTCGGCATCATCGACACCATGACGCGCGGCGGCCCGGCGAAGGCGACCGAGACGCTGGTCTACAAGGTCTACAGCGACGGCCTGCTCGGCGGCAATCTCGGCAGCTCGGCCGCGCAGTCGGTGATCCTGATGGGAATCGTTATCGCGCTCACTGCGTTTCAGTTCCGCTTCGTCGAGCGCAAGGTCAACTATTGA